From Nocardia sp. XZ_19_385, the proteins below share one genomic window:
- the dnaN gene encoding DNA polymerase III subunit beta yields MKFRVAREDFAESVAWVARSLPSRPPVPVLGGVLLVANEDGLTVSGFDYEVSAQMRVAAEVAGPGEVLVSGRLLADITKALSNKPVDVSVDGTRVLISCGSAKFSLPTMPVEDYPQLPEVPQMTGELGVDVFAEAVGQVAVAAGRDDTLPMLTGIRVEIEGSKVVLAATDRFRLAVRHIEWKPEKSDIETAVLIPAKTLSEAAKTLGASDAPVQLSLGTGAGADGLLGIVNAGRRTTTRLLDAEFPKFRQLLPKEHTSIATLSVSALSEAIKRVALVAERGAQVRLEFSSEGLLLSAGGDDAGRAEEWLEADFRGEPLTIAFNPGYLVDGLSALHSDRVTFGFTTPSRPAVLLPVGEVEPEVLDSGAFAALPSPYIYLLMPVRLPG; encoded by the coding sequence ATGAAGTTTCGGGTCGCCCGTGAGGATTTCGCGGAATCCGTTGCCTGGGTCGCACGCAGCCTCCCCTCCCGGCCTCCGGTGCCCGTCCTGGGCGGTGTGCTGCTGGTAGCCAACGAGGACGGCCTGACGGTCTCCGGCTTCGACTACGAGGTGTCCGCGCAGATGCGCGTCGCCGCCGAGGTCGCCGGTCCCGGTGAGGTTCTCGTCTCCGGCCGCCTGCTGGCCGACATCACCAAGGCGCTGTCCAACAAGCCGGTCGATGTCTCCGTCGACGGCACCCGGGTCCTGATCAGCTGCGGCAGCGCCAAGTTCTCCCTGCCCACCATGCCGGTCGAGGACTATCCCCAGCTTCCCGAAGTTCCGCAGATGACCGGTGAACTCGGTGTGGATGTTTTCGCCGAGGCGGTCGGCCAGGTCGCCGTCGCCGCCGGCCGCGACGACACGCTGCCCATGCTCACCGGTATCCGCGTCGAGATCGAGGGCTCCAAGGTCGTTCTCGCGGCCACCGACCGGTTCCGCCTCGCGGTGCGCCACATCGAGTGGAAGCCGGAGAAGTCCGATATCGAGACCGCGGTGCTGATTCCGGCCAAGACGCTCTCCGAGGCCGCCAAGACCCTCGGTGCCTCCGATGCCCCCGTGCAGCTGTCCCTGGGCACAGGAGCGGGCGCGGATGGCCTGCTGGGCATCGTGAACGCCGGTCGCCGCACCACCACGCGCCTGCTCGATGCCGAGTTCCCCAAGTTCCGCCAGTTGCTCCCCAAGGAGCACACTTCCATTGCCACGCTGTCGGTCTCGGCGCTGTCCGAAGCCATCAAGCGTGTCGCGCTGGTGGCCGAGCGCGGGGCCCAGGTGCGCCTGGAGTTCTCCAGCGAGGGTCTGCTGCTGTCGGCGGGTGGCGACGACGCCGGCCGCGCCGAGGAGTGGCTGGAGGCCGATTTCCGCGGCGAACCGCTGACCATCGCGTTCAACCCCGGCTATCTCGTCGACGGTCTCTCGGCGCTGCACTCGGATCGGGTCACCTTCGGGTTCACCACGCCGAGCCGCCCCGCGGTGCTGCTGCCGGTCGGCGAGGTCGAGCCCGAAGTGCTCGACTCCGGTGCCTTCGCCGCGCTGCCGAGCCCCTACATCTACCTGTTGATGCCGGTCCGGCTGCCGGGCTGA
- the recF gene encoding DNA replication/repair protein RecF (All proteins in this family for which functions are known are DNA-binding proteins that assist the filamentation of RecA onto DNA for the initiation of recombination or recombinational repair.) produces MFIRALSLRDFRSWEQAELELSPGRTVFLGSNGNGKTNLVEAIGYLATLASHRVAADAPMIRIGAPKARVGATVVNTGRELRIDVELNAGAANKAQINRSPVRRPREILGILQTVLFAPEDLSLVRGDPGERRRFLDELCTARLPRLAAVRADYDRVLRQRSALLKTAGRQARSKSDLSTLDVWDGHLATHAAELLAQRLRLVHDLYPHLAQAYSSIAPESRPAAIGYRSGYLPPELLDPAREPQPGDAPDLEAIMLRELGIARSKELERGVCLVGPHRDDLDLLLGSSPAKGFASHGESWSFALSLRLGAFELLRAGGTEPVLLLDDVFAELDRRRRTALAAVAAGAEQVLITAAVPEDVPAELEAVPLRVETTGEADRRTSRIVTPDDLGQRDVGDLP; encoded by the coding sequence ATGTTCATCCGGGCGCTGTCACTGCGTGATTTCCGGTCCTGGGAACAGGCCGAGCTGGAATTATCCCCAGGCCGCACCGTCTTCTTGGGGTCGAATGGCAACGGCAAGACGAACCTGGTCGAGGCGATCGGTTACCTGGCGACACTCGCCTCCCATCGGGTCGCCGCCGATGCGCCGATGATCCGCATAGGCGCCCCGAAGGCCCGAGTCGGCGCCACCGTGGTCAACACCGGCCGGGAATTGCGCATCGATGTCGAACTGAACGCCGGCGCGGCCAACAAGGCACAGATCAACCGATCGCCGGTGCGCCGGCCACGCGAGATTCTCGGCATTCTGCAGACGGTGTTGTTCGCGCCGGAGGATTTGTCGCTGGTCCGCGGCGATCCGGGGGAGCGGCGGCGCTTCCTCGACGAGTTGTGCACAGCTCGGCTCCCACGGCTCGCCGCGGTACGGGCGGACTACGACCGGGTGCTGCGCCAGCGCTCGGCATTGCTGAAAACCGCTGGACGACAGGCACGTTCGAAGTCGGATCTGAGCACCCTCGACGTGTGGGACGGCCACCTGGCGACCCATGCCGCAGAGTTGCTGGCGCAGCGGCTGCGCCTGGTGCACGATCTTTATCCCCATCTTGCACAGGCTTATTCATCGATCGCGCCCGAATCCCGGCCCGCCGCAATCGGATACCGCAGCGGCTATCTGCCACCGGAATTGCTCGACCCGGCGCGGGAACCGCAGCCCGGTGACGCCCCGGATCTGGAAGCGATCATGTTGCGCGAGTTGGGGATTGCCCGATCCAAGGAATTGGAACGCGGGGTGTGCCTGGTCGGCCCGCACCGCGACGACCTGGACCTGCTGCTGGGCAGCTCGCCGGCGAAAGGCTTTGCCAGCCACGGGGAATCGTGGTCGTTCGCCCTGTCGTTGCGGCTGGGCGCGTTCGAGCTGCTGCGCGCCGGCGGCACCGAGCCGGTCCTGCTGCTCGACGATGTCTTCGCCGAACTCGACCGCCGCCGCCGCACCGCGCTGGCCGCCGTGGCCGCCGGCGCCGAGCAGGTCCTCATCACCGCCGCCGTCCCCGAAGATGTGCCGGCCGAACTCGAGGCGGTGCCGCTGCGGGTGGAAACCACCGGGGAGGCAGACCGGCGCACCTCTCGAATCGTCACACCTGACGATTTGGGACAGCGCGATGTCGGTGATCTCCCGTAG
- a CDS encoding DUF721 family protein yields MTDQSEQHGAGAQPPGGEPELRGVDLARRALEEARAAARASGKSVGQGRASPKRSLRPGARRGRSGWSGPGPDARDPQPLFKLAGSLAKNRGWSAKVAEGMVFGQWSTVVGEDIASHANPVTLKDGVLSIAAESTAWATQLRMLQSQILAKIAAAVGNGIVTQLKITGPAAPSWRKGERHVRGRGPRDTYG; encoded by the coding sequence ATGACCGACCAGTCGGAACAGCACGGCGCCGGTGCACAACCACCCGGCGGCGAACCGGAGCTGCGCGGTGTCGATCTGGCCCGGCGCGCCCTCGAGGAGGCCAGGGCGGCGGCGCGGGCCAGCGGTAAATCGGTCGGCCAGGGCCGGGCCTCGCCGAAGCGGAGCCTGCGCCCCGGTGCGCGCCGTGGTCGTTCGGGATGGTCCGGCCCGGGTCCGGATGCCCGTGATCCACAGCCCCTGTTCAAACTCGCGGGCTCCCTCGCCAAGAATCGAGGCTGGTCGGCAAAGGTCGCCGAGGGCATGGTCTTCGGTCAGTGGTCGACGGTCGTGGGGGAGGACATCGCCTCGCACGCGAATCCGGTGACGCTGAAGGACGGTGTGCTGTCCATCGCCGCCGAATCCACCGCCTGGGCAACCCAACTGCGCATGCTGCAGAGCCAGATCCTGGCCAAGATCGCGGCCGCGGTGGGGAACGGCATCGTCACCCAGTTGAAGATCACCGGGCCCGCAGCTCCGAGCTGGCGCAAGGGCGAACGCCACGTCCGCGGTCGCGGCCCACGCGACACCTACGGGTAG